GCTGTCGACCTTGATCACCATGCCATCGATTTCATAAGGCAAATGAGGACGCTTTTCTGTCCAGCCCGCAATAAAAGCGAGCAGTTCATCGACGTCGTCAAATACACGTCGCTCCTGATTCACCATGAAGCCGAGCGTCTCCAGCAAATCAAGCCCTTCACTGTGGGATTCTACTATCTCCCCTTGCAAATCGCCAATGCCATAAATAAACGTATCCAGTTGACGGGATGCGGCAATCTTCGGATCGAGCTGTCGCAGCGAGCCCGCTGCGGAATTGCGCGGATTGGCAAATAACGCTTCTCCACGCTCCTCACGCTCTTTGTTCAGCTTTTCAAATGCTCCCTTGGACATGTAAGCCTCACCGCGAACCTCAAGGGTTACCGGCTTCGTCAGCCGCAAAGGAATGGAACGAATCGTTTTCAGGTTTTGTGTGATGTCTTCGCCTGTTGTTCCGTCTCCACGTGTAGCCCCGCGGACGAACAACCCATTTTCATAATGAAGCGACACAGCCAGACCATCAATTTTCAGTTCAGCTACATATCGGACAGCCTGACTGCCAACGGCCTGACGCACCCGGCGGTCAAAATCCCTGATGTCCTCCTCATTAAAGGCGTTGCCGAGACTGAGCATCGGTGTCTTATGAACGACCTTTTCGAAGAAGGGCAGCGGTTCTCCCCCTACACGCAAGGAAGGAGAGTCCGGTGACTGCAAATCAGGGAAGCTCGTTTCAAGCTCCTTTAGCTCCCGCATCAATTGATCGTATTCCTGGTCAGAAATCTCAGGTCGATCCTCTTCATGGTAAAGACGATTATGCCGCTCAATTCGTTTCGCTAATTCTTTAATTTTTGTTTCCGCCGTCAATCGATCCATTTCGTTCATCCTTTCATACTCATACCTGTTCAAAAAGTTGGCTTTTCAGCACCGAGATAATGGCGAGAACCTCACGAAGGAGGAGCGGAGTGTAGGTACCTACATGAGCACCGGACTTCGAAGGTGAACGCCATTATCGATGCGAATAAGCTTCCCGGATTGCTTCGTGATCAAAAGACGACTTTTTGAACTACCTTTTTGCGATTGGCCTGTATTTGCATTTGCACATTATCCTTTTTGAATAGGGGCAAACTTCGCTAATAGCTTTTTAATGCCAGTCGGGCTTGGGAAAGCAATGTCGAGCTCCATGTCGTCGCCCGTTCCTTTTACTTTCACGACCGTACCGTTGCCCCATTTGCCATGTGCCACTCTGTCGCCAACCTTCCAATCAACGCCTGCTCCTTGACCGTGTCCAGGCAGTTTTTCACCCGCCGGACGAGTAAACGTAGCTGGCGTGCTGCTTGGGGTTCGCTGACCCATGCCAAATTTCGGAGCAGAACCTGCTTGTGAAGAGGACGCTCCAAATGGTCTCGCTCCCGTGTCACGTCCGAATGCACTGCCATCACGCTGTCCAAATGCACTGCTACGTCCACCGCCAAAGCTTCGGTCCGCTGTCGCTGGATTTCCTTCCAACAGCTCAGCTGGAATTTCTTGCAGGAAGCGAGACGGCGCATTCACATTGGTCCGTCCAAACAACGTCCGCATACGGGCACATGTCATGTACAGACGTTCCTCCGCCCGTGTAATTCCTACATAAGCCAGTCGGCGCTCTTCCTCCATCTCGGCATCGTCAAACAAAGAGCGGCTATGCGGGAAGACACCCTCCTCGCAACCAACCAGGAACACGACTGGGAACTCCAGCCCTTTGGCGCTGTGCAAGGTCATTAATACAACCTGCCCCTCCGCCGATACTTCCTCCTGGGCACCATCATCTCCCAAGGAATCAATGTCTGCCACCAACGCGAGGTCAGTCAGGAAGGCTAGCAAGCTCTTGTCTTCATTTTTGCGCTCGAACTCCTGGGTTACAGACAGGAACTCCTCGATATTCTCCATACGAGCCTGTGCTTCCAGCGTTTTCTCTTCTTTTAAAGAATCGCGGTATCCAGAGCGCTTCAGCACTTCTTCCACCAGCTCAGTCACACTCAAGTAATCGGTCATTTGCATCAAATTCGAGATGAGATCATTAAAGGACAGGATCGCATTCGTCGTACGTGAAGGCAGCCCCATGTAAGCCGTCTCCTGAATCGCTTGGAAAAGGGACTGGCCATTTGCGTTCGCATACGCTTGCAGCTTATCTACCGTCGTATCCCCGATATTTCGCTTCGGTACGTTGATGATGCGCTGCAAGCTGATATCGTCATCCGGATTGGAGATGAGACGCAAATAAGCCAAGATGTCCTTGATCTCTTTGCGATCGTAGAACTTGGTTCCGCCGACGATGGTGTACGGCATGTTCGATTTGATGAAAACTTCCTCGACCACACGAGACTGTGCATTCGTCCGATAAAGGATCGCGAATTTGTCGTAGCTCTTGTACTGTGCCATCTGCTTGCGGATCGTATCGACGATAAAATACGCCTCGTCGTGCTCGGAATCACCCTGGAAGCACATGATCTTGTCGCCGCCTGGATTCTCTGTCCAGAGCTTCTTTTCCTTGCGCAGCTTGTTGTTGGCAATAACCTGGTTCGCTGCCTGCAAAATCGTTTTAGTGGAGCGATAGTTTTGCTCGAGCTTGATGAGCTTGGCTTCGGGATAGTCTTTTTCAAAGTTTAAAATGATCGAGATATCGGCACCGCGCCATTTATAAATACTTTGGTCAGCATCCCCCACGCAGCATACATTTCGAGACTTGTCTGCCAGCATGGAAATCAAAAGGTATTGCGCCCGGTTTGTATCCTGATACTCGTCAACGTGTATGTAACGGAATTTCTTTTGATAAAACTCCAATACTTCCGGCACTTCTTTAAACAGTCGAACTGTCGTCATGATCAGATCGTCGAAGTCCAGCGACTGGTTATTTCTCAGCTTTTTCTGATAAGCCGTGTAAACCTTTGCTGCCACTTGTGCAAATGGATCGCCCGCAAGACGCGTATAGGTTTCTGGATCGGTCAGCTCGTTTTTCGCTCCACTGATCGCTGCCAAGATCGAACGCGGCTCATACTGCTTCGGATCGATGTTCAATTCTTTTAAACATTGCTTGACGACAGACAACTGGTCACCAGCATCCAAAATGGAAAAGCTGCGATTGATGCCGAGTCGGTCGATATCCCTGCGCAAAATCCGCACACACAAGGAGTGAAACGTCGACAGCCATGCATCCTGCGCTGCCGCTCCGCCAATAATGGCAGCCACACGGTTTTGCATCTCCCGTGCTGCTTTGTTGGTGAAGGTGATCGCCAAAATGCTCCAAGGCGCTACCTGTTTGGCACTGATCAGGTATGCGATTCGCTGAGTCAGTACTTTGGTCTTGCCGCTACCCGCACCGGCCAAAATCAAGACGGGGCCTTCTGTTGTAAGGACTGCTTCCCGCTGCTCCGGGTTCAGGCCTGCTGTGATACGATCTGCAAAAGACATATGTATAAATCCACCTTTCCACGTTCCCTAGACGAAAGCATATGTTCCTATTTTCGCACAGATCGCAATGGAGTTCCAGTTCGTATCCCGAACAGGAAACATCATCCTTTCGGCAGCAATGGCTCGTACATCAAATATGCCTGATTCTGCGTCAGCCATTCTTGATCCATCCATTCTCCTGCCAGCGTGTAAACATCACGATACAATTCATTTTTCCGTTCATACCCTCCCCAAATCGAAGGATAAATCTCATGTTCTTTCTCGATAATGACATACGTCCGTGTCGGTGGCATGTCTGAACGCCACTCGCCTACCAAATGTGTATCGGTCAGATTAACATGCAGTTGAAAGGGCTGATGCGTGTTGTTGGCGATTTGCAAATCCAGATAGTTATAGAAACAAGTCGCTCCACTTCCGAACGGCTGTGTCCGATTCGAATCGGGAAAAACATCGTAGCTATGACGATGTCGTTCCGTCACTGTCAATGGTGTATGCAGGGTCATCCAGTACAGCAGATTGGAGAGCTGACAAAGCCCTCCGCCAACTCCGGCTGTGACGCGTCCCTGTGAGAGCAGCATGCCCTCTACATAGCCTTTGCTACGGGTCGGCTTGCCAATCTGCTTCCAGTACGAAAAGGTTTCTCCAGGATGAATAAGCAACCCGTTCAGTCGTGCAATCGCCAGACGCAAATTGATCACTTTGTTGTGCTGCATCCACATTTCCACGTTCTGCAATGGGCGTAACAAAATCGTTTGATGAGAATAATGAACATAACGCAACCATTCGCTTCTTTTCTCCTGAGCAAACCTCGTTTGACCAAATGTCCATTGTACATACCTTTTCCAACGAAAATAGGCCATGCCTGCAGCAAGACGCCACTTTCCCCGTGCGATCGGTTTCATTGTGCACCCCGACTTCCTGATTATTACAATAGACGTAGGGATTTAGGATGAAGTTGCGGTCGAATATGGGAGATCCCCTCACTTCTTACACTTTTGTAAGCGAGACGTAAGCAAATGCCATTTCTCCTCCATCTCCGGATGAGCTAGGATAGGAAAAGTGCGCGATCGGACGACGAACAACGAGAGAAGGAAGTGATGGGATTGAAAGAAAACACACCTACCATGAACCAACGAATTGATACATTAGATACCGTACGAGGCTTCGCCTTAATGGGCATTCTCCTCGTCAATATCGTGGCATTGCTGTATGCACAAACACCTGTGATCGGAAGTGTGGACCACTGGCTGTTCCAGTTTTTCAATTTCTTTGTGGAATCTCGCTTCTTCGTGATCTTTTCCTTCTTGTTTGGGGTGGGCTTCTATATATTCATCAGTCGAGCAAAAGCAAAAGGGGCCAATAGCACCGTTTTGTTCATTCGGCGTCTGATTGCGCTACTCGCTCTTGGCTTTGTGCATAAAATGTTTCACCCTGGCGAAGCACTCTTCATCTATGCCATCTTCGGATTCATCTTACTGCCTTTTTATCGATTAAAGGCGCGAACCAATCTGATCATCGGCCTTATTCTTTCAATAGCTGTCTGTGCTACCGGCTTCAAGGCGCTTTTAGTGCTTCCGTTATTTATTTTGGGACTCGCTGTCGGGCAGTGCGGGGTCTTTCAGGACATTCCGAGATTTTTGCCAGTGATTAAAAAAGTGCAGGGAGTGACCTTCGTCCTTTCGTTAATCGGCTTGTTTATCCAATACCGACTGACTCCAGCTGATCCAGCAATGGGTGGAGCGAATCTGGTTGTAGACGATACCATGTCGGAAGAAACCCTACAGCAGTTGATGAACTACACGATTGCCTTAACCTCCACAGGTCTTGTCATGGCTGCCTTTTACACGACGACCTTGATTCGGCTGCTGCAAAATAAAACCGTCCAGACCATCCTCTCTCCACTGACCAGCTATGGGCGCATGGCTTTGACAAACTACGTCGGACAAACCGTATTGATCCTTGTGGGAAGCTATTTGTTCGATTGGTTTGGCAATCTCGGCTATCTGCAAACGACACTGATCTGCCTTGGTATCTACGTGGTGCAAATGGTATTTAGTGTACTCTGGCTGGCTGTCTTCCGCATGGGGCCACTTGAGTGGGTATGGCGATTATTTACGTATTTGAAAATCACACCGCTGCGGAAATAAACAATCAAAGACCCCAGAAAAGCTGCCTGACAGCTGATCCGGGGTCTTTTCTTATTTTTTCGCCAAGTATTTACGAATATCAAAAGCAACGGCTGCCACAATGATGAGTCCTTTGATGATGAGCTGCCAGTATGGGTTTACTCCGATAAACGTTAGACCGTAGTTGATGACGCCAAAAATAAGGACACCGGCAAGCACACCTGGAACGGTACCAATTCCTCCAGACGTCGAGACTCCACCTACCACACAGGCTGCAATGGCGTCCAGCTCGTACATGTTGCCGTAGTTGTTCGTCGCGCCACCTGTCCGGGCTGCCTCCAGAACACCTCCGAGTCCATACAGGGCACCAGCAATGGCATAGATAATCATGAGGTTGAAAGCGACGTTGATCCCGGAAACAGTTGCGGCCTGCATGTTGCCTCCGATGGCGTACATGTTTTTACCAAGCCGTGTTTTGTTGAAGATCACCCAGACGATGAACGCAACCATGATCGCAATGATGACGATATACGGAATCGAATACGGGCCACTCGGACCGATGTACCCTGTCCCAAGATGATTGAAGTCACTGCGTAGTCCAGCGATTGGCTGTGATTGATTGGGCTCCATATCAAAATAGATGGAGTTGAACCCGTACACGATGACCATCATGCCCAACGTGGCGATAAAAGGGGGCACACTAAAACGAGACACAATAATGCCGTTGATCAGGCCAACTAACAAGCCCGCAGCAATTGCAATGAGAATAGGGATAAGCAACGGCAAATCGGGTAAATCCGGGAAAAACCTCCGCGGATAGTCTTGGCTTTGCAGCATCGAGGCGGAGATGACAGCCGTCAATCCGACGACTCGCCCCGCTGAAAGATCCGTTCCGCCTGTAATAAGAACAAACGCAGCACCCAAGGCAATAATGGCTCGAGTTGAGGATTGCATCAAAATATCCCGAAGCGTTGTAATGGAAAGAAAATTGGGATCGTAAATCGCTATTCCCGCTATCAACAAAACCAGAACGATATAAATGGCATTTTGCGTAACAAAGCCTTGTACCTGTTTAGCAGACAACTGTGACATGCCTGTTCCCCTCCTTTCTCATGCAAGATGTTTGGTAGCCAGCCGCATGATCTCTTCTTCGGTTGCCGCTGGGCCTGACAAAAAACCGGAGAGCCTACCCTCGCACATGACCATGATCCGATCTGACATTCCAAGCAACTCCGGCATTTCCGAGGAAATCATGATGATGCCTTTTCCCTGACTCGCCAGCTCCGCGATGATCGTATAGATTTCGTATTTGGCGCCGACATCGACCCCACGCGTAGGTTCGTCCAGCAATAAAATATCCGGATCAGTCAAAAGCCACCGCGCCAGCAGAACCTTTTGCTGATTGCCTCCTGACAGGTTTTTGATCAGTGCTTTCATAGAGGGAGTCTTGACGCGGAGCATCTCGATGCTGCGGCTGACATCGGCTCTACACTTGCGCTCATTGAGGAGCAGAAAAGGGGTTTGGTAACTGGACAAATTCGCAATGACCGTATTTTCCAAAATCGATAAGACAGGAATGATGCCGGTGACGCGCCGCTCCTCCGTCAAGAGTGCCATTTTGTACTTCTTCGCATCCTTCGGTGATTTGATCCGTACCTCCTGACCGTTGATCGACACTTTCCCTGCTGACACCGCGCGCAGTCCAAACAATGCCTCAATTAGTTCTGTTCGTTGTGCGCCCACGAGGCCGCCTATGCCCAAGATTTCTCCTTTGCATAATTCAAACGACACGTGCTGAAATGATTGGGAAAATGGGGAGGTCAGTCCCTCTACCTTCAAAATCGGTTCCCCCGGCGTATTGGAACGACTCGGGAAACGCTGCGTCAGGTCCCGTCCGACCATTTTGGAGATGATCAGGTCTGTCGTCAGCTCAGCTGCCCGCCAGGTTCCAATGAGCTTGCCATCGCGCATGATCGTCACGTCATCCGCAATCCGTAAAATTTCTTCCATCTTGTGTGAAATATAGATGATGGCGACACCTCTGCTCTTCAGTTCACGGATGATCGCAAATAGCTGCTCCACCTCGTTTCCCGTCAGTGAAGACGTCGGTTCGTCCATAATGATCACTTTGGATTGGTAGGAGACAGCTTTGGCAATTTCAAGCGACTGTACCTTGGATACAGATAGGTCACGGACAACAGCGTGCGGATCTAGGTCCATACCCAGATCAGCAAACAGCTTCTCCGTATCCGAAAGCATTCTTTTCTCATCCACAAACGGAAAAGGACCGATTCTTTTGACCGGAAAACGTCCTAGCCATATGTTTTCCATGACATTGCGAAAGGGCACCGGATGCAGCTCTTGATGAATCATGGAGATGCCATGTGTCAGCGCGTCCTTTGAGCTGCTCATCGTCACCTGCTCATTGTTTAACACGATTTCTCCCGCATCTGGTCGATAAATTCCGAAGAGACACTTCATCAGGGTCGATTTGCCTGCTCCATTCTCTCCCATCAGTGCATGGACTGTTCCGGGACGGACTTTTAGCGTGACATCCTCGAGGGCCTTAACCCCAGGAAATTCTTTATGAATGTGGTTCATTTCCAACAAAAACGCATGCTGGCCCATGCGAATACCCTCCTTTTTGCAAAATCATCCCCATCACCGAAACAGGAGAGTCGGATTCGTCTCTTCACCGACTCTCCTGTTTTTTTATTTCGCGTCGTTCATGTTCTCCTTGGTGATTTTTTTATAGGGTACCCACACATACTTGCCGTCCGTAATGTCAAAGCCTGTGGAATCTTTTGTTGGCGTTTCACCCTTTGCCAAAGACGCCGCAATGCTAAGCGTTGCCTTTCCTTGGTTGTTCGCATCGTTGAGGACCGTTCCGAGCAAGGTTCCCGCCTCCAGCTCCTTCAGTGCAGGCGCTGTGGCATCCACGCCAACAACCGGCATATACTTGCCATTCGCAAAATAGCCAGATGCCTTCAGCGCTTCGATTGCCCCTAGTGCCATATCGTCGTTGTTGGCAAGAACGGCTTCGATCTTGTCACCGGATGCTGCGAGGAAGGCTGCCATCTTTTCCTGCCCTTTTACGCGATCCCACATGGCCGTATCTTCCGCGACCTTCTCTACCTTAATCCCTGCATCTTCAATCGCCTTCACCGAAAACTTCGTCCGCAGCTCAGCATCCTGATGCCCTGGCTCGCCTTTTAACATGACGTATTGGAGGACACCATCCTTGTTTTTATCTGCTTCCGGATTTGCCTTCCAGTAATCGACGATCAGTTGCCCAGAGATCGTGCCGGATTCCTCCGCTTTTGCTCCCACGTAGTAGACCTTATCCCACTTCTGCATATCCTCTGGCATCGGCTCACGGTTGAAGAAGACGACAGGAATATTGGCTTGCTTCGCCTTGTCGATAAGGACGCCAGCAGCTGTGCGATCCACCGGATTGATGGCGAGGGCATTTACCTTTTTGTTAACGAACAAATCCACTTTGTCATTTTGCGTAGGCTGGGCATTTTGGCTGTCTACAATGTCCACTTCCGCTTTGCCCTCCGCGGCTTTCGAAATCGCATTGCGCACTCCTGTCATGAACGTATCATCGAACTTGTAGATGGCGACTCCGATTTTGGGATTCCCCGCAGGAGCCGAGCCTCCCCCGGACGCTGCCGGCTGCGAACCGCCAGATTGTGAGCATCCAACCACCGAGAGTGTAACTGCGGCTACCAATGTAGTGGCAATCAGCTTTCTCATTCGAAAATCCCCCTTTATCCCCTATGTTTACATCTGATATACACCAAATGTAAGCGTTTTCCAGAACGTGTTCCATCGAAAATCCTGCGCATTTTTATCAAAATTCTCATCTGTTTTTCGGTGGCCTATTTTACGAAGGGGAAGAGGAGCTTTTGATTCTCCGACCAGAACATATTCTCCCGATCGATTACTTTTGTTCCGGTGTCGACCAGACTGGGCACTGCTTCTCCGTTGCTCGCTTCGACTGCGTATTTGACGCCGAGATATCCCATCGATAGCGGCTTCTGGATGATCGTCGCGGAAATGATTCCTTCCTGCAAATACTCCAGCACTTCCGGCGGGCTGTCGATTGCTACGATTTTGACTTTGTCCCGTAGCCCACTGTTTTCCATTTCCTCGGCCACACCGATCGCTGTACTGGCATCGAGTGCAATCACTCCTTTCAACTGCGGATGCTTGCGGATCAGTTCACGAGTCCACTCACCGATCTGCTTTTTATCCAAGGGAATATTTTCGTTGGCAACCAATTCGACCTGCGTTTCCCGTGGGAGCAAATCGAGGACGCCTTGTTCTCTTCGTTTGGCATTTGCTTTTACCCGATCTGTGCCGAGCAATGCGATTTGCCCCTTTTTTTCGATCAGGTACACCATTTTTTCGAATGCCTTCATGCCCATATCGTAGTTATCCGTCCCAATGTAGCTTTTGACGGCTGAATCTTTTCCGACTGTGTCGAGTACAAGGATCGGGATGGCCCGCTCCCTTGTCAGCTTGATGGCTTCTCGCAAAACTTGCTCGTCACTAGGTGCCACCACGATTGTCTCGGAGCCATCTGCGATTGCCTGCTGCACCAGTTCCATTTGCTTGCTGGCATCCTCCTCATAGTCCGGCGCGTAAAAATTCAGGTTACGCTCATATTCCTTGGCAGCCATCTCCGCCCCGAGCTTGACCGTTCGCCAATAATCGCCGTGCTTCATACGGACGATCAGCGCCACTGTCTTTTTCTTGTCTACTTCCCCATCCGTAAGCGGAGCACTACACGAGTAAAAAAGCGTCACCGCCACCAGAACGACCAGTCCGTATACGCTAAAACGTTTCACCGCTGCTGTCCTCATAAACGATCTCGCTCCTCTGCAACCTGGCGCGGAATCCATACACGCACAACAGTCCCCTCTTCCTGTTCGCTCGCGATTTCCAAACCGTACTCTTCGCCAAAGGTCAAGCGGATGCGCTCTTGCACGTTTTGAATCCCAACGCCCGAGCCTTCTTCGCTTTTGTAATAGCCAGCTTTTACTTGTGCAAGAACATCAGGGGACATGCCCAAGCCATTGTCACTTACCTGAAGTAACACCTTACCGTCGATGAGTCCTGCATATATGCGAATCCGGCCCGGATCAGCCAAATGCTCAATCCCGTGGTAGATGGCGTTTTCCACAATCGGCTGAAGCAGTAACTTCAGCGTCAGACAGTTGAGCACTTCATCTTCATCCTCGAGCACGATCTCATACTCAAATTTTTGCTTGTACCTCATTTTTTGAATAATGAGATAATGACGGACATGCTCCAGCTCTTCCCGCACCGTGATAATGTTCTTGCCTCTGCTCAGGCTAATCCGAAACAGCTTCGACAACGAAGTAATGGTGGTGATGACATCCTCGTTTTTTCCGTTGCCGACCATTCTGACCACAGAGTTCAACGTGTTGTACAGAAAATGCGGATTGATCTGCGCCTGTAGCACCTCCAGCTCGCTTTTCCGTTTGGCTTCCTGTTCCCGAATGATCTGGTGCATCAATTCCCTGACCTTCGCGACCATCAGATGAAAACGCAAGGAAAGCTGTTCGACCTCATGGCTTCCTCGGATCGGCTCACTCTCTGAAAAGTCTCCCTGCTCCACCTTTTCCATGGATCGCTCCAGCAGCTTGATCGGTCGTGATATTTTCGCAGAGAGATAGTGCAGCACGAACAACACAATGACAATCACAAAGATGAGCAGCCAAAAAATGAAGCGACTGATTTCTTTTTTGGTCGTCACAATCTCATCCATGTAGGAAACCCCAATGATTTTCCAGCCTAGCTGATCGATCGTCTTGATGGTAATCAAGCGTGTTTCGTCCTGTGTCTCTTCTACATAGCTGCCGTAGGAATGCTTCAGCGGCAAGGAACGGTTTTCATTTTTCAATCCGACGTAAATCAACTGCTGCTGCGGATGGTAGACGATGTTCCCGACCAAATCGATGATGTAGACGTACCCCTTTTTCCCCAAGCCCACTCTCTGGCACAGGTCATCGATCTCTTTGAAATTCACATCAACTAAAAGTACGGCAGGAATTTCTCCGTCAGGTCCGTGGAGAAGGATTTCCCGACTCATCGAGACGACCCAGGTGTACTCCCCTTTAAACAAGTTCTGGATATGCGGGAGCGAAAAGGACAAGTTCGTCGGGTCCTCGATCGCCTTTTGGAACCAGCTCTGTTCAGTCAAACGAGTGTTGCTCCTCAATACTTTGGAAGGAGTTGTGGCCAATAGCGTTCCGTCTCGTGTAAAAACTGCGATGGAGACGATGTCCTTTCTCGTTTCTACGATTGTCTCAAGCTGTTCGCTCAGCTTGTCTGCCGTGAGTCCCTTGCTTCTTCTGATCTTGTCATCGACGAGTTCGAAAATTTGCGTCATCCCATTCAAATAACTGTCCAGATTGTATTTCACCTGCTCCAGGATTTGCTGCGTGTGCAGATAGGCGTTTTGCTCTGCCGTCTGCGCAAATTTTCCGTACAGCATCACCCCGACAAACAGCATGACGAGTACCGTCACGAGTGTAAAGGAGGTGGTAATGATAAATTGAATCCTTTTGACCTTGATCACCGCGAGCAATCGTTTCATGGGTTAACCTTCCTGCTCGCTCTGACTTCGATACTCTTTAGCGGACATGCCTGCATACTTGCGAAAGCTGAAGCTAAAGTAATTGGGATCGGTATATCCTACTTTCTCCGCGATTTCAAAGGACTTCAAATCGGTCGTCCGCAAAAGCTCCTTGGCCTTTTCCATGCGCAATGACAAAAGATAGGACACAAAGGTGGTTTTCGTCTCTTTCTTGAAAATACCGCTAAAATAACCGAGGCTGATGTGCAGATGATCGCACACCTTGTGGATGGATATGTCGGGAGAATGATAATGCGCGTGGGTGTAGTCCAATGCTTGGGTGATCAATCTCCTGTACGTCGTTTGCCGTCCGCTTGCGATACTCGCCATGATGCGTTCACAGATTTCTGTGATCTGTTCTCGGGCATCCTCCCTACTGGTAAAAGTCGTCATGACCTGCAACAGATAGCGTTGCCCACCAAACAGTTGATCCATGTCAACTTCGGCACGATGGGCCGTCTTCAAAATGGTCGTCATAATCTCCAACAAATAAATTCGGTAGTCCTCAATGGATACGGAGACACGCGCCACTTGATCAAATAATTCATCAATCACGATCCGAAGCTCCGCACTCGTCCCCATTTTGATGCACCGAACCAACTCATGCTCTCTTCTCTCATCGAGGCGTATCTGCTCACTCGCTTGCTTTTCCACGTCATTGATCACAATCATCCTGTTGCAGCC
This genomic stretch from Brevibacillus sp. DP1.3A harbors:
- the pcrA gene encoding DNA helicase PcrA — encoded protein: MSFADRITAGLNPEQREAVLTTEGPVLILAGAGSGKTKVLTQRIAYLISAKQVAPWSILAITFTNKAAREMQNRVAAIIGGAAAQDAWLSTFHSLCVRILRRDIDRLGINRSFSILDAGDQLSVVKQCLKELNIDPKQYEPRSILAAISGAKNELTDPETYTRLAGDPFAQVAAKVYTAYQKKLRNNQSLDFDDLIMTTVRLFKEVPEVLEFYQKKFRYIHVDEYQDTNRAQYLLISMLADKSRNVCCVGDADQSIYKWRGADISIILNFEKDYPEAKLIKLEQNYRSTKTILQAANQVIANNKLRKEKKLWTENPGGDKIMCFQGDSEHDEAYFIVDTIRKQMAQYKSYDKFAILYRTNAQSRVVEEVFIKSNMPYTIVGGTKFYDRKEIKDILAYLRLISNPDDDISLQRIINVPKRNIGDTTVDKLQAYANANGQSLFQAIQETAYMGLPSRTTNAILSFNDLISNLMQMTDYLSVTELVEEVLKRSGYRDSLKEEKTLEAQARMENIEEFLSVTQEFERKNEDKSLLAFLTDLALVADIDSLGDDGAQEEVSAEGQVVLMTLHSAKGLEFPVVFLVGCEEGVFPHSRSLFDDAEMEEERRLAYVGITRAEERLYMTCARMRTLFGRTNVNAPSRFLQEIPAELLEGNPATADRSFGGGRSSAFGQRDGSAFGRDTGARPFGASSSQAGSAPKFGMGQRTPSSTPATFTRPAGEKLPGHGQGAGVDWKVGDRVAHGKWGNGTVVKVKGTGDDMELDIAFPSPTGIKKLLAKFAPIQKG
- a CDS encoding VanW family protein, with translation MKPIARGKWRLAAGMAYFRWKRYVQWTFGQTRFAQEKRSEWLRYVHYSHQTILLRPLQNVEMWMQHNKVINLRLAIARLNGLLIHPGETFSYWKQIGKPTRSKGYVEGMLLSQGRVTAGVGGGLCQLSNLLYWMTLHTPLTVTERHRHSYDVFPDSNRTQPFGSGATCFYNYLDLQIANNTHQPFQLHVNLTDTHLVGEWRSDMPPTRTYVIIEKEHEIYPSIWGGYERKNELYRDVYTLAGEWMDQEWLTQNQAYLMYEPLLPKG
- a CDS encoding DUF418 domain-containing protein, which codes for MGLKENTPTMNQRIDTLDTVRGFALMGILLVNIVALLYAQTPVIGSVDHWLFQFFNFFVESRFFVIFSFLFGVGFYIFISRAKAKGANSTVLFIRRLIALLALGFVHKMFHPGEALFIYAIFGFILLPFYRLKARTNLIIGLILSIAVCATGFKALLVLPLFILGLAVGQCGVFQDIPRFLPVIKKVQGVTFVLSLIGLFIQYRLTPADPAMGGANLVVDDTMSEETLQQLMNYTIALTSTGLVMAAFYTTTLIRLLQNKTVQTILSPLTSYGRMALTNYVGQTVLILVGSYLFDWFGNLGYLQTTLICLGIYVVQMVFSVLWLAVFRMGPLEWVWRLFTYLKITPLRK
- the mglC gene encoding galactose/methyl galactoside ABC transporter permease MglC, giving the protein MSQLSAKQVQGFVTQNAIYIVLVLLIAGIAIYDPNFLSITTLRDILMQSSTRAIIALGAAFVLITGGTDLSAGRVVGLTAVISASMLQSQDYPRRFFPDLPDLPLLIPILIAIAAGLLVGLINGIIVSRFSVPPFIATLGMMVIVYGFNSIYFDMEPNQSQPIAGLRSDFNHLGTGYIGPSGPYSIPYIVIIAIMVAFIVWVIFNKTRLGKNMYAIGGNMQAATVSGINVAFNLMIIYAIAGALYGLGGVLEAARTGGATNNYGNMYELDAIAACVVGGVSTSGGIGTVPGVLAGVLIFGVINYGLTFIGVNPYWQLIIKGLIIVAAVAFDIRKYLAKK
- a CDS encoding sugar ABC transporter ATP-binding protein, yielding MGQHAFLLEMNHIHKEFPGVKALEDVTLKVRPGTVHALMGENGAGKSTLMKCLFGIYRPDAGEIVLNNEQVTMSSSKDALTHGISMIHQELHPVPFRNVMENIWLGRFPVKRIGPFPFVDEKRMLSDTEKLFADLGMDLDPHAVVRDLSVSKVQSLEIAKAVSYQSKVIIMDEPTSSLTGNEVEQLFAIIRELKSRGVAIIYISHKMEEILRIADDVTIMRDGKLIGTWRAAELTTDLIISKMVGRDLTQRFPSRSNTPGEPILKVEGLTSPFSQSFQHVSFELCKGEILGIGGLVGAQRTELIEALFGLRAVSAGKVSINGQEVRIKSPKDAKKYKMALLTEERRVTGIIPVLSILENTVIANLSSYQTPFLLLNERKCRADVSRSIEMLRVKTPSMKALIKNLSGGNQQKVLLARWLLTDPDILLLDEPTRGVDVGAKYEIYTIIAELASQGKGIIMISSEMPELLGMSDRIMVMCEGRLSGFLSGPAATEEEIMRLATKHLA
- a CDS encoding galactose ABC transporter substrate-binding protein, yielding MRKLIATTLVAAVTLSVVGCSQSGGSQPAASGGGSAPAGNPKIGVAIYKFDDTFMTGVRNAISKAAEGKAEVDIVDSQNAQPTQNDKVDLFVNKKVNALAINPVDRTAAGVLIDKAKQANIPVVFFNREPMPEDMQKWDKVYYVGAKAEESGTISGQLIVDYWKANPEADKNKDGVLQYVMLKGEPGHQDAELRTKFSVKAIEDAGIKVEKVAEDTAMWDRVKGQEKMAAFLAASGDKIEAVLANNDDMALGAIEALKASGYFANGKYMPVVGVDATAPALKELEAGTLLGTVLNDANNQGKATLSIAASLAKGETPTKDSTGFDITDGKYVWVPYKKITKENMNDAK